A window of the Brassica napus cultivar Da-Ae chromosome A2, Da-Ae, whole genome shotgun sequence genome harbors these coding sequences:
- the LOC106398904 gene encoding extensin-like has protein sequence MFNNRQSRRRFRLGNLARLVQLRQSVSNQPPSPQQPPLPPKDLKEVLLQSPPQSQAFQPPPYQLPSPMPSPSTLPPSISKPGENHQSSPRLEPKSSPRSPAFQTQPQSQAFQRPPYQLPSPMPSPSTLPPSISKSGENHQSSPRLEPKSSPRSPAFQTQPQSPSLLPPPNQFSSPMPSPSTLPPRPEPKASPPSLLSPKSKDESQQQTTTSSTSPSPQKPSLSQRLPLRSVPPQPPEPKSPAFQPQPQSPSLLPPSPSAFPPSLTESSEKHRTPPRVVPEPKASPPPLLPPNPKEVLHPQTTSPLTPEAKKLQSLPSTLNATLEYQSPSTDETRFQSPPLSQVSPPSLSESHESKLSKSTEDTQFRSLSPSLASPQSLLKSDESQRALPPPETKTPLSPPSALKAHKEFQPQPSPPLPLSKSIVETHFKSLLSSQASPPLSSSSRSGEHQPPLATEAKIPPLPPFLETGENQPLLAPSDIKAPKSTLKAAEESLPEPPTLLLPSKVTLSQSSPPLPQLSESGELQPPLPPAEYKIPPPPPPLLESGESQLPLPALPETKIQPSKLNAAEEFQSPPVSSKLNAADETHQLQESPAETKTPPLTLYATEESLPPPVKATDETLSQSSETGEPQHPLPPPKAKIPLPPPSTQNAAVKPQFQPLPASTFNDETPFKSSPQPPLESKITPSKLNTNEESTRQPSKSIDETRSQSSPPWQSSIQPREAKTPPSKLNASKEESHVQPLPPSLPLPESNMPPPPPSPQTKPNPIESHTSKDHRKDRNQYLDKPDAELRAEITGEVKKTPTMMMFINSNVQGINTSLSLDSSSIDHEPGVHLTIDHDDFSSTLF, from the coding sequence atgtttaataatcgACAATCTCGCCGGAGATTCCGGCTCGGTAACTTAGCTAGGCTTGTTCAGTTACGGCAGAGCGTAAGCAACCAACCACCATCACCGCAGCAACCGCCATTGCCACCAAAGGATCTTAAAGAAGTTTTGTTACAATCGCCACCACAGTCACAAGCATTTCAGCCGCCTCCATATCAATTGCCATCGCCAATGCCGTCACCATCAACACTCCCACCATCTATTTCAAAACCTGGTGAAAATCACCAGTCTTCGCCACGGCTGGAACCAAAGTCATCACCACGGTCACCAGCATTTCAGACACAACCGCAGTCACAAGCATTTCAGCGGCCTCCATATCAATTGCCATCGCCAATGCCGTCACCATCAACACTCCCACCATCTATTTCAAAATCTGGTGAAAATCACCAGTCTTCGCCACGGCTGGAACCAAAGTCATCACCACGGTCACCAGCATTTCAGACACAACCGCAGTCACCTTCACTTCTGCCCCCTCCAAATCAGTTTTCATCTCCCATGCCATCACCATCAACACTTCCGCCGCGGCCTGAACCGAAAGCATCACCACCGTCACTTTTATCACCAAAATCAAAGGACGAATCTCAACAGCAGACAACAACATCATCAACGTCTCCTTCGCCGCAAAAACCGAGCCTATCTCAGCGGTTACCTCTACGATCGGTGCCTCCTCAACCTCCGGAACCAAAGTCACCAGCATTTCAGCCACAACCGCAGTCACCTTCATTACTGCCCCCTTCACCATCAGCATTTCCACCGTCTCTTACAGAATCTAGTGAAAAACACCGAACTCCGCCACGTGTAGTACCAGAACCAAAAGCATCACCACCGCCACTTTTACCACCAAACCCAAAGGAAGTGCTTCACCCGCAGACAACGTCACCACTAACACCAGAAGCAAAAAAACTACAGTCCCTTCCGTCAACGCTAAACGCTACTTTAGAATATCAATCCCCATCAACTGATGAAACTCGGTTCCAATCACCGCCCCTGTCGCAAGTATCACCACCCTCATTATCAGAATCCCATGAATCTAAGCTGTCAAAATCTACTGAGGACACTCAGTTCCGATCACTATCTCCGTCGCTAGCCTCACCACAATCATTGTTAAAATCCGATGAATCTCAGAGGGCTTTACCACCACCAGAAACCAAAACTCCGCTGTCTCCACCCTCAGCGCTTAAAGCTCATAAAGAATTTCAGCCGCAGCCGTCACCACCGCTTCCACTGTCTAAATCCATTGTTGAAACTCATTTCAAGTCGTTGCTTTCTTCGCAAGCATCCCCACCATTATCATCATCGTCTAGGTCTGGTGAACATCAACCACCTTTGGCAACAGAAGCTAAAATCCCTCCATTGCCACCGTTTTTAGAAACCGGCGAAAATCAGCCGCTTTTAGCACCATCAGATATTAAAGCTCCAAAGTCAACGCTAAAGGCCGCAGAAGAATCACTGCCCGAACCGCCTACACTGCTTTTGCCGTCTAAAGTAACTCTGTCCCAATCATCGCCTCCATTGCCACAATTATCAGAATCTGGTGAACTTCAACCACCTTTGCCACCGGCAGAATATAAAATTCCACCACCGCCACCGCCATTGTTAGAATCCGGTGAATCTCAGCTGCCTTTACCAGCACTACCAGAAACCAAAATTCAACCGTCAAAGCTAAACGCTGCTGAAGAATTCCAGTCTCCACCAGTTTCATCAAAGCTAAACGCTGCTGATGAAACTCATCAGTTGCAAGAATCTCCAGCAGAAACCAAAACTCCACCGTTAACGCTATACGCTACTGAAGAATCCCTGCCTCCACCGGTTAAAGCCACAGATGAAACTCTGTCCCAATCATCAGAAACTGGTGAACCTCAACATCCCTTGCCACCACCAAAAGCTAAAATTCCACTGCCGCCACCATCAACGCAAAACGCTGCTGTAAAACCCCAGTTTCAACCGCTTCCTGCCTCTACATTCAATGATGAGACTCCGTTCAAATCATCGCCTCAACCACCACTAGAATCTAAAATTACACCGTCGAAGCTAAACACTAATGAAGAATCCACGCGTCAACCGTCTAAATCCATTGATGAAACTCGGTCCCAATCATCACCTCCTTGGCAATCATCTATACAGCCACGAGAAGCCAAAACTCCACCGTCAAAGCTAAACGCTAGTAAAGAAGAATCCCATGTCCAACCGCTTCCTCCCTCGCTGCCACTACCTGAATCTAATatgccaccaccaccaccatcgcCCCAAACTAAACCTAACCCAATCGAATCTCACACTTCAAAAGATCATCGCAAGGATCGAAACCAATATCTAGATAAACCAGACGCCGAACTCAGGGCTGAGATCACCGGGGAAGTTAAGAAAACACCGACGATGATGATGTTCATCAACAGCAATGTTCAAGGGATCAACACATCACTCTCGCTCGATTCTTCTTCCATCGATCATGAGCCTGGCGTCCACTTGACCATCGATCATGATGATTTTTCTTCAACGCtgttttaa
- the LOC125586347 gene encoding aluminum-activated malate transporter 10-like: MAPKVEAGKLEWRISVDNGTTERLVPTYGPSKRIFLWLKGFVMKVILERIAKSMRNIWRIGADDPAKVVHCLKVGLALSLVSIFYYMRPLYDGVGGNAMWAIMTVVVVFESTVGATFSKCVNRVVATILAGTLGIAVHWVATRSGKAEIFVTACSVFLFAFTATYSRFVPSFKSRFDYGAIIFILTFSLVSVGGYRVDKLFDMAQQRASTIAIGTSICIVITVFLCPIWAGSQLNRLVQCNFVKLADSLDGCVAEYFKKKDVSTNENEDEETNKKLQGFKCVLNSKGTEEAMANLARWEPAHGSFNFRHPWQQYVKIGAAMRRCAYCLENLSICTNYETEAPDQVKNHFGEACMSLSSASSKILRELADMIKNTRKSSKMDYLVFDMNSAVQELHETLKTVPIETNRPEEDVKSEKDEEGDRTMAMSLHEILPVATLVSLLIENAARIQTTVEAVDELANLADFKQDSKKKTGGNNAKQTPLSS; encoded by the exons ATGGCGCCAAAGGTAGAAGCAGGGAAGCTAGAGTGGAGGATAAGTGTTGACAATGGGACAACCGAGAGATTGGTTCCAACATATGGACCTAGTAAAAGGATCTTTCTTTGGCTAAAGGGTTTTGTAATGAAGGTTATCCTGGAGCGAATCGCAAAGTCTATGAGGAACATTTGGAGGATTGGGGCAGATGATCCTGCAAAAGTTGTTCACTGTTTGAAAGTAGGACTAGCACTTTCATTGGTCTCAATATTCTATTACATGAGACCTTTGTATGATGGAGTTGGAGGAAATGCTATGTGGGCTATCATGACTGTAGTAGTCGTCTTTGAGTCCACTGTTG GAGCAACATTCTCCAAATGTGTGAACAGAGTGGTGGCAACTATATTAGCTGGAACACTAGGCATTGCTGTTCATTGGGTTGCAACTCGATCAGGAAAAGCTGAGATTTTTGTGACTGCATGCTCTGTTTTCCTATTTG CCTTCACAGCTACTTACTCGCGGTTTGTTCCATCATTCAAATCCAGATTCGACTACGGAGCGATAATCTTTATCCTCACATTTAGCCTAGTCTCAGTCGGAGGTTACCGAGTAGATAAGCTGTTTGATATGGCTCAGCAAAGAGCATCAACTATTGCAATTGGAACATCTATCTGCATTGTCATTACTGTCTTCTTATGTCCCATATGGGCAGGATCTCAGCTTAACCGCCTTGTTCAATGTAATTTTGTCAAACTTGCTGACTCATTAGACG GCTGTGTAGCAGAGTACTTCAAGAAGAAGGACGTCTCAACGAATgagaatgaagatgaagaaactAACAAGAAGTTGCAAGGATTCAAATGTGTACTTAACTCTAAGGGAACAGAGGAAGCCATG GCAAATCTAGCTAGATGGGAACCTGCACATGGAAGCTTTAACTTCCGGCATCCATGGCAACAATATGTAAAGATAGGCGCTGCTATGAGGAGATGTGCTTATTGCCTCGAGAATCTTAGTATCTGCACGAACTATGAAACAGAG GCACCAGACCAGGTCAAGAATCATTTCGGAGAAGCTTGTATGAGTCTGAGCTCAGCTTCTTCAAAAATCTTGAGAGAGTTAGCGGATATGATCAAGAACACGAGAAAATCTTCGAAGATGGATTACCTGGTGTTTGATATGAACTCAGCAGTTCAAGAGCTTCATGAAACCTTAAAAACTGTTCCCATAGAAACCAACAGACCTGAAGAAGATGTTAAATCTGAAAAGGACGAGGAAGGAGACAGAACCATGGCGATGAGCCTACATGAAATCCTTCCAGTTGCCACTTTGGTTTCGCTGTTGATCGAAAACGCAGCTAGGATTCAAACAACCGTCGAAGCAGTGGATGAACTGGCAAATCTTGCAGATTTCAAACAAGATTCAAAGAAGAAAACAGGAGGCAACAACGCTAAACAAACACCACTAAGTTCCTAA
- the LOC125586348 gene encoding uncharacterized protein LOC125586348: METLSASISSLNLPPLPRRSFSGRFKPTVTSTSTNLSKPPTSSSPSSFSHHKNVTFPRGISLPLPNAKPSRAPPPPSPPQIHEKAASGFAAALVSVCQSKNCLGRTQEDVRRLMAFLVGEDKKRNNNKEGLVNEVVERGKFGKHLKGLVKMLVTRGKSGILFDVLLEFERICNELVVTKLVWVT; the protein is encoded by the coding sequence ATGGAGACTCTCTCAGCATCCATTTCATCCTTGAACCTCCCTCCACTACCTCGTAGATCCTTCTCCGGCCGCTTTAAACCCACCGTCACCTCAACCTCGACAAATCTTTCAAAACCACCAACATCGTCTTCTCCATCTTCCTTCTCCCACCACAAAAACGTTACCTTCCCTAGAGGAATCTCGTTACCGCTTCCGAACGCAAAACCCTCGAGAGCTCCACCGCCACCATCTCCTCCTCAGATTCACGAGAAAGCGGCGTCGGGATTTGCTGCGGCGCTCGTTAGCGTTTGTCAATCGAAGAACTGTCTTGGTCGGACTCAAGAAGATGTCAGAAGGCTGATGGCGTTTCTTGTGGGAGAAGACAAGAAGAGGAACAATAACAAGGAGGGCTTAGTCAATGAAGTTGTTGAGAGAGGTAAGTTTGGTAAACACTTGAAGGGCTTGGTCAAGATGTTGGTTACAAGAGGCAAATCTGGGATTTTGTTTGATGTCTTATTGGAATTTGAGAGAATCTGTAATGAACTTGTTGTTACAAAACTTGTCTGGGTTACTTAA